Proteins encoded in a region of the Sterolibacterium denitrificans genome:
- a CDS encoding sulfotransferase family protein has protein sequence MTSATFSNPAFRPYRPKFIAALNGIGRLLEALGLRASLDAASLIAAARKKTGLQDFGDESFRSGLEILTRSLDTEAHLHPVGRLIMRQRLIGLLVVRLKAQQLFTRHPEIRQQPITAPLVIAGLQRTGTTMLHRLLAADPQLRAMRSFEAMNPIAEAYPAGAVDPRLKATRLAEKALRYMAPEFFAIHPVDADAPEEEILLLDYAFLSDVAESLADVPSYAAWLKRQDVTPAYEYMKSLLQLMQWQQGSKRRWILKTPAHLGHLDILLQVFPDAKIIQTHRDPARTAASYSSMMAHGHGVFTDTVDAHAVAAHWHRKNVAMVEAALQVRAAHPASFIDVSYYDVIEEPMAQVRRIYEFAGLALTPDAIAAMEATRRDNPQNKHGVHSYALEDFGLSLAQIRRDYGRYCEFFGIPEDDGKAASA, from the coding sequence ATGACCTCTGCCACATTTTCCAACCCGGCTTTCCGCCCCTATCGCCCGAAGTTCATCGCCGCGTTGAACGGCATCGGCCGTCTGCTCGAAGCGCTCGGCCTGCGCGCCAGCCTCGACGCCGCTTCGCTGATCGCCGCCGCGCGCAAGAAGACCGGCCTGCAGGACTTCGGCGACGAGTCCTTCCGCAGCGGCCTGGAAATCCTGACCCGCTCGCTCGACACGGAAGCGCATCTGCATCCGGTCGGCCGCCTGATCATGCGCCAGCGGCTGATCGGCCTGCTGGTCGTGCGCCTCAAGGCGCAGCAACTGTTCACCCGCCATCCTGAAATCCGCCAGCAGCCGATCACGGCGCCGCTGGTCATCGCCGGCCTGCAGCGCACCGGCACGACCATGCTGCATCGCCTGCTGGCCGCCGACCCGCAACTGCGCGCGATGCGCTCCTTCGAAGCGATGAACCCGATCGCCGAAGCCTATCCCGCAGGCGCGGTCGATCCGCGTCTCAAGGCCACGCGCCTGGCGGAGAAGGCGCTGCGTTACATGGCGCCGGAATTCTTCGCCATTCATCCCGTCGACGCCGATGCGCCGGAAGAGGAAATCCTGCTGCTGGATTACGCCTTCCTCAGCGACGTGGCCGAATCGCTCGCCGACGTGCCGAGCTACGCGGCCTGGCTGAAAAGGCAGGACGTGACGCCGGCCTACGAATACATGAAGTCGCTGCTGCAACTGATGCAGTGGCAGCAGGGATCGAAGCGGCGGTGGATACTGAAGACGCCGGCGCATCTGGGCCATCTCGACATACTTCTGCAGGTCTTCCCCGATGCGAAGATCATCCAGACGCACCGCGATCCGGCGCGCACCGCGGCTTCCTACTCGAGCATGATGGCCCACGGCCACGGGGTGTTCACCGACACGGTGGATGCCCATGCGGTCGCCGCGCACTGGCATCGCAAGAACGTCGCCATGGTCGAAGCGGCGCTGCAGGTACGCGCCGCGCATCCGGCGTCCTTCATCGATGTTTCCTACTACGACGTGATCGAGGAGCCCATGGCCCAGGTGCGGCGCATCTACGAATTCGCCGGCCTCGCGCTGACGCCGGACGCGATTGCCGCCATGGAAGCCACCCGGCGCGACAACCCGCAGAACAAGCACGGTGTGCACAGCTACGCGCTGGAGGACTTCGGCCTGAGCCTGGCGCAGATCCGCCGCGACTATGGCCGCTACTGCGAGTTCTTCGGTATTCCGGAGGATGACGGCAAGGCGGCCTCGGCGTAG
- a CDS encoding DUF1214 domain-containing protein has protein sequence MKALLMKLLAAYRNAALFMLKLRGKTPADVAGQRIVSGQAWNEFCDALKAAGGVLLFPGAPRDAFNQAEGYRYLTRLVRAGLEAFIESADPRAPVLMRLCNETVKLGSDNPDNYYQNAVISGEYDYRIHGTRGTVHYLGFGVQKGQYGQAGGMQTTAYVDASQFRIEPDGSFELILSRTRPAGDENWLPLELESSAVIVRQTFGDRQNERIAELRIERIGGDGLPSPVTAADIDKSLNTASTFVAGAAFLFAKWGRDFQQEENMLTLFDPAAATAAGGDPNIRYYHNYWRLAPDEALVIEVMPPQCDAWNFQLDNHWLESLDYRYYRIHVNQFTARYRPDGSVRVVVAHSDPGAGVDNWINTVGHDCGVMTWRWIRAESHPTPQVRVVKFSELAQLP, from the coding sequence ATGAAAGCCTTGCTGATGAAACTGCTGGCGGCCTACCGCAATGCCGCGTTGTTCATGCTCAAGCTGCGCGGCAAGACGCCGGCGGACGTCGCCGGGCAGCGCATCGTCAGCGGCCAGGCGTGGAACGAATTCTGCGATGCGCTGAAGGCGGCGGGCGGCGTGCTGCTGTTTCCCGGCGCGCCGCGCGATGCCTTCAACCAGGCCGAGGGCTACCGCTATCTGACGCGCCTGGTGCGCGCGGGGCTGGAAGCCTTCATCGAAAGCGCCGATCCGCGCGCGCCGGTGCTGATGCGGCTGTGCAACGAAACGGTCAAGCTCGGCTCCGACAATCCGGACAACTATTACCAGAACGCCGTGATCAGCGGCGAATACGACTACCGCATCCATGGCACGCGCGGCACGGTGCATTACCTCGGCTTCGGCGTGCAGAAGGGGCAGTACGGCCAGGCCGGTGGCATGCAGACGACGGCCTATGTCGATGCCTCGCAGTTCAGGATCGAGCCCGATGGCTCGTTCGAACTGATCCTCAGCCGTACCCGGCCGGCCGGCGACGAGAACTGGCTGCCGCTGGAGCTCGAGTCGAGCGCGGTGATCGTGCGCCAGACCTTCGGCGACCGGCAGAACGAGCGCATCGCCGAGCTGAGGATAGAACGCATCGGCGGCGACGGCCTGCCCAGCCCGGTGACGGCGGCGGACATCGACAAGAGCCTGAATACCGCCAGCACCTTCGTTGCCGGCGCCGCCTTCCTGTTCGCCAAATGGGGGCGCGACTTCCAGCAGGAAGAGAACATGCTGACGCTGTTCGACCCGGCCGCGGCGACCGCCGCCGGCGGCGATCCGAACATCCGCTACTACCACAACTACTGGCGCCTCGCCCCGGACGAGGCGCTGGTCATCGAGGTGATGCCGCCGCAGTGCGACGCCTGGAACTTCCAGCTCGACAACCACTGGCTGGAATCGCTCGACTATCGCTACTACCGCATCCACGTCAATCAATTCACCGCGCGCTATCGCCCCGACGGTTCGGTACGCGTGGTGGTGGCCCACAGCGATCCGGGCGCCGGGGTAGACAACTGGATCAACACCGTGGGCCATGACTGCGGCGTGATGACCTGGCGCTGGATCCGCGCCGAATCGCATCCGACGCCCCAGGTCCGCGTCGTCAAATTCTCCGAACTTGCCCAATTGCCATGA
- a CDS encoding SDR family NAD(P)-dependent oxidoreductase — protein MTPTRTQTSNPLTATFAGLRDLLRPRAPIGTLSPQDRLDGMTCLITGANSGLGLGTARILAGLGARLILACRSGIPETAELLKRETGNPHIEMVRLDLADFAAIDRCCAELRDRGVKLDRVILNAGVVPPKAIRTAQGFEMMFGVHFLGNMRFVLGLLRDGTIPNEVFADAGAPGGIPRIVCVGSELHRSAPPLDLATLGQFVEYGTMGSMQQYGHSKLAMLMFCRELMQRLQPDGRIQVAVHYLCPGPVDSNIARGTPAVFKPLLNVVKRLLFASPEKAAEPVVYLTAAQAIEGRTDIYLHLMSRKAPAEPTDDAALRRQVWNAGLRMLEMEGV, from the coding sequence ATGACCCCAACCCGTACCCAGACCAGCAATCCCCTGACGGCAACATTCGCCGGCCTGCGCGACCTGTTGCGGCCGCGCGCGCCGATCGGCACATTGTCGCCGCAGGATCGGCTCGACGGCATGACGTGCCTCATTACCGGCGCGAATTCCGGCCTCGGGCTGGGCACCGCGCGCATTCTCGCCGGGCTTGGCGCGCGGCTGATTCTGGCGTGCCGCAGCGGCATACCGGAGACGGCCGAGCTGTTGAAGCGCGAGACCGGCAATCCGCACATCGAGATGGTGCGCCTCGATCTTGCCGATTTCGCGGCGATCGACCGCTGCTGCGCCGAGCTGCGCGATCGAGGCGTCAAGCTCGACCGCGTGATCCTCAATGCCGGCGTGGTGCCGCCGAAGGCGATACGCACGGCGCAGGGCTTTGAAATGATGTTCGGCGTGCATTTTCTCGGCAACATGCGCTTCGTGCTCGGTCTGCTGCGCGACGGCACGATCCCGAACGAGGTGTTTGCCGATGCAGGCGCGCCAGGCGGCATTCCGCGCATCGTCTGCGTCGGCTCGGAACTCCATCGCTCGGCGCCGCCCCTCGACCTGGCGACGCTGGGGCAGTTCGTCGAATACGGCACCATGGGCAGCATGCAGCAGTACGGCCACAGCAAGCTGGCGATGCTGATGTTCTGCCGCGAGCTGATGCAGCGCCTGCAGCCGGATGGCCGGATCCAGGTGGCGGTGCATTACCTGTGCCCCGGCCCGGTCGACTCGAACATCGCGCGCGGCACGCCGGCGGTATTCAAGCCGCTGCTCAACGTCGTCAAGCGCCTGCTGTTCGCCTCGCCGGAGAAGGCGGCCGAGCCGGTCGTGTATCTCACCGCGGCGCAGGCCATCGAGGGACGCACCGACATCTATCTGCATCTGATGAGCCGGAAGGCGCCGGCCGAACCGACAGACGATGCGGCCTTGCGGCGGCAGGTGTGGAATGCGGGTTTGCGGATGCTGGAGATGGAAGGCGTTTGA
- a CDS encoding nitroreductase/quinone reductase family protein, with amino-acid sequence MNLFYKILNPAIACLLRGPLHGIVSGNLMLITFTGRKSGKTYTTPVRYVSKGADVLCFTAPAIPWWRNLVGGAEVDLLIGGKSGRYVATALVDEPERIRENLDHYFSVFPGDAMFYYLKLDRQKKLGPDALRKAMKNMVVIEAKKLP; translated from the coding sequence ATGAACCTGTTCTACAAAATCCTGAATCCGGCCATCGCCTGCCTCTTGCGCGGCCCGCTGCACGGGATCGTCAGCGGCAACCTGATGCTGATCACCTTCACTGGCCGGAAGAGCGGGAAGACTTATACGACGCCGGTACGCTACGTGAGCAAGGGCGCGGACGTTCTCTGCTTCACTGCTCCTGCCATACCCTGGTGGCGCAACCTGGTCGGCGGCGCCGAAGTCGATCTGCTGATCGGGGGCAAGAGTGGACGCTACGTCGCCACGGCGCTCGTGGATGAGCCGGAGCGGATCAGGGAAAATCTGGACCACTATTTTTCCGTGTTTCCGGGCGATGCGATGTTCTACTACCTGAAACTCGACAGGCAGAAAAAGCTCGGCCCCGATGCGTTGCGAAAGGCGATGAAAAACATGGTGGTCATCGAGGCGAAGAAGCTTCCATGA
- a CDS encoding nuclear transport factor 2 family protein: MTSSFDADRQQLQQLAIEYANAIDAREWDRLDRVFTPDAWIDYTAMGGIAGSYPEVKAWLPRSLRFFKSYMHFVGNFHCEIDGDRARGQVACFNPMVVPGLLPGLPRTVAFGVWYEDDYRRTAEGWRIARRGERKCYALNEPLWMKLGVWFYRRFGSRAA, translated from the coding sequence ATGACCTCGTCCTTCGACGCCGACCGCCAGCAGTTGCAGCAGCTCGCCATCGAATACGCCAATGCCATCGATGCGCGCGAGTGGGATCGTCTCGACCGGGTATTCACGCCCGATGCGTGGATCGACTATACGGCGATGGGCGGCATCGCCGGCAGCTATCCGGAAGTGAAGGCCTGGCTGCCGCGTTCGCTGCGTTTCTTCAAGAGCTATATGCACTTCGTCGGCAACTTCCACTGCGAAATCGACGGCGACCGCGCGCGCGGCCAGGTGGCCTGCTTCAATCCGATGGTGGTGCCGGGGCTGCTTCCCGGCCTGCCGCGCACCGTCGCTTTCGGCGTCTGGTACGAGGACGACTACCGGCGCACCGCCGAGGGCTGGCGCATCGCGCGGCGCGGCGAACGCAAATGCTACGCGCTCAACGAGCCGCTCTGGATGAAGCTCGGCGTCTGGTTTTACCGGCGCTTCGGCAGCCGTGCTGCGTAA
- a CDS encoding AraC family transcriptional regulator, whose amino-acid sequence MKSGIDPLASPSSSFSSSPESLALLPSAYARLLVDFLQSRQGREEPQLARLAVQLPRVRWLELLAEVAAQLREPELPVRIGAALQVRHLGIAGQVLLSCDTLGEAAEQFCRYCRLVDDMGYTRIRRGEHTGEASFHWGAGGAEVPPPAMEQIWAGAMLGLSRWLTGRSDLVCDFDFHQPPPAAADLAPFERLLGGRLRFGRPATRAIFPAWVMDLPVATHFPEMRPIVEAQAEASLRALERKDDASHDPAQALVRRTRELIAEYLARGTATAELIAPQLALSTRTLNRRLAEAGTSFRALGETVRRQRAEHLLANPAVSLAEISFMLGYQEQSTFQRAFKRWTGLTPGEFRADCLRLRRETASA is encoded by the coding sequence ATGAAATCAGGCATCGATCCGCTGGCCTCGCCTTCGTCTTCATTTTCATCCTCGCCGGAATCCCTGGCGCTGCTGCCCAGCGCCTATGCGCGCCTGCTTGTCGACTTCCTGCAATCGCGTCAAGGGCGCGAAGAACCCCAACTGGCCAGGCTGGCGGTGCAACTGCCGCGCGTGCGCTGGCTCGAGCTGCTGGCGGAAGTGGCGGCACAACTGCGCGAACCCGAACTGCCGGTCAGGATCGGCGCGGCCCTGCAGGTGCGCCACCTGGGTATCGCCGGGCAGGTCCTGCTGTCCTGCGATACGCTGGGCGAGGCGGCGGAGCAATTCTGCCGCTATTGCCGGCTCGTCGATGACATGGGCTATACGCGCATCCGGCGCGGCGAGCATACGGGCGAGGCGAGCTTTCACTGGGGCGCCGGTGGCGCGGAAGTGCCGCCGCCGGCGATGGAGCAGATCTGGGCCGGCGCGATGCTGGGCTTGAGCCGCTGGCTGACCGGACGCAGCGACCTCGTCTGCGATTTCGACTTCCACCAGCCGCCGCCCGCCGCCGCCGACCTTGCGCCTTTCGAGCGCCTGCTGGGTGGGCGGCTGCGCTTCGGCCGGCCGGCCACGCGCGCGATATTCCCCGCCTGGGTGATGGACTTGCCGGTGGCGACGCACTTCCCCGAGATGCGCCCCATCGTCGAGGCGCAGGCCGAGGCCTCCTTGCGGGCACTGGAGCGGAAAGACGACGCATCGCACGACCCGGCGCAGGCGCTGGTGCGCCGCACTCGCGAACTGATCGCCGAGTATCTGGCCAGAGGCACGGCGACCGCCGAACTGATCGCGCCGCAACTGGCGCTCTCGACGCGCACCCTGAACCGCCGTCTCGCCGAGGCCGGCACCAGCTTCCGCGCCCTCGGCGAAACCGTGCGGCGCCAGCGTGCGGAGCACTTGCTGGCGAACCCCGCCGTCTCGCTGGCCGAAATCAGCTTCATGCTCGGCTACCAGGAGCAGAGTACCTTCCAACGCGCCTTCAAGCGCTGGACCGGCCTGACGCCTGGCGAATTCCGCGCCGACTGCCTGCGGCTACGCCGCGAAACGGCGTCGGCTTGA
- a CDS encoding type II toxin-antitoxin system HicB family antitoxin codes for MKTEFEHAVKDYLADCKREGIHPEKPASGKLLLRVPPEIHGRALVAAQAAGKSLNQWATEVLQHAVQPGG; via the coding sequence TTGAAGACCGAATTCGAGCATGCGGTCAAAGACTATCTGGCTGACTGCAAGCGGGAGGGCATACACCCCGAGAAGCCTGCGTCTGGAAAGTTGCTGCTGCGCGTGCCACCCGAGATTCACGGTCGCGCCCTGGTCGCCGCGCAGGCTGCGGGCAAGAGCCTAAACCAATGGGCTACCGAGGTGTTACAACATGCAGTTCAACCAGGTGGCTAA
- a CDS encoding Txe/YoeB family addiction module toxin: MPCLKPNPPPYEKLIGDLAGAYSRRINIQHRLVYEVVQSEHVVKVLRMWTHYG; encoded by the coding sequence ATGCCCTGTCTGAAGCCTAATCCACCGCCTTACGAAAAGCTTATCGGTGACCTGGCTGGCGCGTATTCCAGGCGCATCAACATTCAGCATCGGCTAGTCTATGAGGTGGTGCAATCCGAGCACGTCGTTAAAGTGCTGCGCATGTGGACGCACTACGGGTAG
- a CDS encoding alpha/beta hydrolase — MILKSTFKSQGVDCAATLRLPPGEPPFSAILMAHGWGGVQDALTTPFYPRFLEAGFAVMTFDYHGWGESKGQPRQVIDPQCREQDIEQALSHLKAQAQIDAARIVLWGTSFGGGHAVSVGSKHPELLGIIAQVPMLDGMAAVLATPLPRLLRFGIYAGLDLLRGGKPLYIPVISAQGAFSSMDRDGAEAALHRDIERVGISYDNRVAARSLLTMGPYRPFKALANIKVPTLLIGATRDTVAPFVEKKIRAIGNPCLRLETLDANHFDPYFEPAFSVNIGHQLSFLRQLGR, encoded by the coding sequence GTGATTTTGAAGTCCACATTCAAAAGCCAAGGCGTTGATTGTGCAGCGACCTTGCGGCTGCCGCCGGGCGAGCCGCCATTCTCTGCAATCTTGATGGCGCATGGCTGGGGCGGCGTGCAGGACGCGCTGACAACGCCTTTCTATCCGCGCTTCCTTGAAGCGGGCTTCGCCGTAATGACATTCGATTACCACGGCTGGGGCGAGAGCAAAGGTCAACCCCGTCAGGTCATTGACCCGCAGTGCAGGGAGCAGGACATCGAGCAGGCGCTGTCTCATCTGAAGGCCCAAGCCCAGATTGATGCCGCACGAATCGTGCTGTGGGGCACTTCATTTGGTGGAGGACATGCCGTCAGCGTAGGCTCCAAGCATCCCGAACTGCTCGGCATCATCGCGCAAGTCCCCATGCTGGACGGTATGGCAGCAGTTCTGGCGACCCCGCTGCCGCGCTTGCTGCGTTTTGGCATCTATGCCGGCCTCGATCTTCTGCGTGGAGGCAAGCCACTTTATATTCCGGTGATCTCTGCACAGGGCGCGTTCTCATCCATGGATCGGGATGGTGCCGAAGCGGCGCTGCACCGCGACATCGAAAGGGTGGGGATCTCCTATGACAACCGGGTTGCTGCGCGCTCCTTGTTGACCATGGGGCCTTATCGCCCATTCAAGGCACTTGCGAACATCAAGGTTCCCACGCTGCTTATAGGCGCAACCCGCGACACCGTGGCCCCTTTCGTTGAAAAGAAGATTCGCGCAATTGGCAATCCTTGCTTGAGGCTTGAGACGCTGGACGCCAACCACTTTGATCCATACTTCGAGCCTGCATTCTCCGTGAACATCGGTCATCAACTGAGCTTCCTACGACAATTAGGCCGATAG
- a CDS encoding NYN domain-containing protein encodes MVSPRLVAKIEAEEPTLRLAVLIDADNAQAAVIEGLLAEIARFGEATVKRIYGDFTAPTSASWKKVLQKYAIKPVQQFAYTTGKNATDSTLIIDAMDLLYTRKFDGFCLITSDSDFTGLAMRLREEGLTVLGFGEKKTPEAFRNACHKFLFTEVLRPSATNEPTAQPQKAENDHPPPQSQSPAETAEVKQEFPKKFVLAALEQSSDDTGWAHLGTFGSYLTKLQPDFDSRIYGYKKLSDLVKAKTEIFITEERQAPGSTQKVLYLRAK; translated from the coding sequence ATGGTCTCTCCGCGATTAGTTGCCAAAATTGAAGCAGAAGAACCGACTCTTCGTTTGGCCGTTCTCATTGATGCTGACAACGCACAAGCGGCTGTCATTGAAGGACTGCTTGCCGAGATTGCACGGTTCGGAGAGGCAACCGTAAAACGCATATACGGTGACTTCACAGCTCCGACAAGTGCCTCCTGGAAGAAAGTTCTTCAAAAATATGCCATTAAACCTGTCCAGCAGTTTGCATATACAACAGGCAAAAATGCTACGGACAGTACGCTAATCATCGATGCGATGGATTTGCTCTACACAAGAAAATTTGATGGTTTTTGCCTTATTACAAGTGACAGCGATTTCACTGGCCTTGCAATGCGTCTACGCGAAGAGGGCCTTACCGTTCTCGGGTTCGGGGAAAAGAAAACTCCAGAGGCTTTTCGTAATGCCTGCCATAAGTTTTTGTTTACCGAAGTTCTGCGCCCGAGTGCCACAAATGAACCCACTGCTCAGCCCCAAAAAGCAGAGAATGATCACCCTCCCCCCCAATCACAGTCTCCTGCTGAAACTGCAGAAGTAAAACAAGAATTCCCCAAGAAATTTGTACTGGCCGCACTTGAGCAATCAAGTGACGACACGGGCTGGGCACATCTAGGAACTTTCGGCAGCTATCTAACCAAATTGCAGCCTGATTTTGACTCCAGGATTTACGGCTACAAGAAACTCTCTGATCTTGTTAAAGCTAAGACAGAAATCTTTATAACCGAAGAACGGCAAGCGCCGGGATCAACACAAAAAGTTCTGTATCTTCGTGCGAAATAG